Proteins encoded together in one Cellulomonas gilvus ATCC 13127 window:
- a CDS encoding HpcH/HpaI aldolase/citrate lyase family protein, which translates to MRHYQGLSADARRRLFQQEPEEIDVDADAATLSTALGATLYMPATRPHLADDLVRRAVQDDVVSAVVCLEDAVPDELVEQAQENAIAQLRDLGARGGGPLVFVRVRRPEQIGEIVRGLGEHRGVLRGFVLPKFTARTGAAFLDALDDTAQTEGTRLWGMPLIESPEMIHRETRDEALLGVQRLLDKHRSSVLAVRTGATDLCGAYGIRRGRDLTIYDVRLVADVLMAVVNVLGRTDGSGFTVTGPVWEYFTGEERLFKPRLREAPFQEHDAVALRAELITRALDGLIREVVLDKANGLTGKTVIHPSHVPVVHALSVVTHEEHADAQDILRGTSSGVAASSYGNKMNEARPHRAWAERIMVRARAFGVAREEIGLVDLLTEAVSR; encoded by the coding sequence ATGCGGCACTACCAGGGCCTGTCCGCCGACGCCCGGCGACGGCTGTTCCAGCAGGAGCCCGAGGAGATCGACGTCGACGCGGACGCGGCGACGCTGTCGACCGCGCTCGGCGCGACGCTCTACATGCCGGCCACGCGCCCGCACCTGGCCGACGACCTCGTCCGCCGCGCGGTGCAGGACGACGTGGTGAGCGCGGTGGTGTGCCTCGAGGACGCGGTGCCCGACGAGCTGGTCGAGCAGGCCCAGGAGAACGCGATCGCGCAGCTGCGCGACCTCGGAGCGCGCGGCGGTGGCCCGCTCGTGTTCGTCCGCGTGCGCCGGCCCGAGCAGATCGGCGAGATCGTGCGCGGCCTGGGTGAGCACCGGGGCGTGCTGCGTGGCTTCGTGCTGCCCAAGTTCACCGCGCGCACGGGTGCGGCGTTCCTCGACGCGCTCGACGACACCGCGCAGACCGAGGGCACGCGGCTGTGGGGCATGCCGCTGATCGAGTCGCCCGAGATGATCCACCGCGAGACGCGCGACGAGGCGCTGCTGGGGGTGCAGCGGCTGCTGGACAAGCACCGGTCGTCGGTGCTCGCGGTGCGCACGGGTGCGACGGACCTGTGCGGCGCGTACGGCATCCGGCGTGGGCGGGACCTGACCATCTACGACGTGCGGCTGGTGGCGGACGTCCTCATGGCGGTGGTCAACGTGCTGGGCCGCACGGATGGCTCCGGGTTCACGGTCACCGGCCCGGTCTGGGAGTACTTCACCGGTGAGGAGCGGCTGTTCAAGCCGCGCCTGCGCGAGGCCCCGTTCCAGGAGCACGACGCGGTGGCGCTGCGCGCCGAGCTCATCACGCGCGCGCTCGACGGCCTCATCCGCGAGGTCGTGCTGGACAAGGCGAACGGCCTGACGGGCAAGACCGTGATCCATCCGAGCCACGTGCCCGTGGTGCACGCGCTCTCGGTGGTCACGCACGAGGAGCACGCGGACGCGCAGGACATCCTGCGGGGGACGTCCTCGGGCGTCGCGGCCTCGTCGTACGGGAACAAGATGAACGAGGCGCGTCCGCACCGCGCGTGGGCCGAGCGGATCATGGTCCGTGCCCGCGCGTTCGGTGTCGCGCGGGAGGAGATCGGGCTCGTGGACCTGTTGACGGAGGCGGTGAGCAGGTGA
- a CDS encoding TerD family protein, with the protein MGVSLSKGGNVSLTKEAPGLRSVVVGLGWDVRTTTGTDFDLDAAALLVDPAGRVLSDKHFVFFNNLKSPDGSVEHLGDNLTGEGDGDDEQLRVDLANVPADVDKIVFPVSIYDGEGRGQSFGQVRNAFIRIVNGDGGTEIARYDLSEDASTETAMIFGEVYRNGAEWKFRAVGQGYASGLAGIARDFGVTV; encoded by the coding sequence ATGGGCGTCAGCCTCAGCAAGGGTGGGAACGTCAGCCTGACGAAGGAGGCGCCGGGGCTGCGCAGCGTCGTCGTCGGGCTCGGGTGGGACGTCCGCACCACCACCGGGACGGACTTCGACCTGGACGCCGCGGCGCTGCTGGTCGACCCGGCCGGGCGCGTGCTCTCGGACAAGCACTTCGTGTTCTTCAACAACCTGAAGAGCCCGGACGGCTCGGTCGAGCACCTGGGCGACAACCTGACGGGTGAGGGCGACGGCGACGACGAGCAGCTCCGCGTGGACCTCGCCAACGTGCCGGCCGACGTCGACAAGATCGTCTTCCCCGTCTCGATCTACGACGGCGAGGGCCGCGGCCAGAGCTTCGGCCAGGTGCGCAACGCGTTCATCCGCATCGTGAACGGCGACGGCGGCACCGAGATCGCGCGCTACGACCTCTCGGAGGACGCCTCGACCGAGACCGCCATGATCTTCGGCGAGGTCTACCGCAACGGTGCCGAGTGGAAGTTCCGCGCGGTCGGCCAGGGCTACGCCTCGGGCCTGGCGGGCATCGCCCGCGACTTCGGCGTCACGGTCTGA
- a CDS encoding TerD family protein, translated as MAGPMARGAVAELTRELPHLRGVVVGVQLSSPEPLLAEDLVVATLLCDTQHRVLSDEHMVFFNQLTEPAGTVEQRARSRGDDLEQVEVDLDGVPADVARIVVVAYLNGGNARRRTLGQLREARIRLLDLADDSEVVRSENLAPALSTETGLVLGELYRRGAEWRFKVVGQGYADGVVGIAADHGVAL; from the coding sequence ATGGCCGGGCCCATGGCGCGCGGCGCCGTCGCCGAGCTCACGCGTGAGCTGCCGCACCTGCGGGGTGTGGTCGTCGGCGTGCAGCTCAGCTCACCCGAGCCGCTGCTCGCTGAGGACCTCGTGGTCGCGACGCTCCTGTGCGACACGCAGCACCGCGTGCTGTCCGACGAGCACATGGTGTTCTTCAACCAGCTGACCGAGCCCGCGGGGACGGTCGAGCAGCGCGCGCGGTCCCGGGGTGACGACCTCGAGCAGGTGGAGGTGGACCTGGACGGCGTGCCGGCGGACGTCGCGCGCATCGTCGTCGTCGCGTACCTGAACGGGGGGAACGCGCGACGACGGACGCTCGGGCAGCTGCGCGAGGCGCGCATCCGCCTGCTCGACCTGGCGGACGACTCCGAGGTGGTCCGTTCGGAGAACCTGGCGCCCGCGCTGTCCACCGAGACCGGCCTGGTGCTCGGTGAGCTGTACCGCCGCGGTGCGGAGTGGCGGTTCAAGGTGGTGGGGCAGGGGTACGCCGACGGCGTCGTCGGGATCGCGGCGGACCACGGCGTCGCGCTGTGA
- a CDS encoding DUF475 domain-containing protein, translated as MPAEHSALRIFGWSIAITVVSLVVAYFYGGWSAFALCLILGVLEVSLSFDNAVVNATVLNRMSEFWQRLFLTVGVLIAVFGMRLVFPLLIVGITADLGPVEALRLAMEKGDPHEPGTYGFILNEAHPQIAAFGGMFLLMLFLNFVFEEREITWLSWIERPLARIGKLDMLSVVVAAVALVFAAELAADEPEVVLVSGILGMVTYITVNGLGSLFESAGGGGEDEADEAAPARSGGPTAVAKATGKAAFFLFLYLEVLDASFSFDGVVGAFAITADPIIIALGLGFIGAMFVRSITVYLVRKGTLSEYVYLEHGAHWAIGALAAILLVSIGVHIDEIITGLVGVAFIGAAFLTSVLRNRRNAETEELVHAG; from the coding sequence ATGCCTGCTGAGCACTCCGCACTCCGCATCTTCGGCTGGTCGATCGCCATCACGGTCGTCTCGCTGGTCGTCGCGTACTTCTACGGCGGCTGGTCGGCCTTCGCCCTCTGCCTGATCCTCGGTGTCCTCGAGGTGTCGCTGTCGTTCGACAACGCGGTCGTCAACGCGACCGTGCTGAACCGCATGAGCGAGTTCTGGCAGCGCCTGTTCCTGACCGTCGGCGTGCTCATCGCCGTGTTCGGCATGCGTCTGGTGTTCCCGCTGCTGATCGTCGGCATCACCGCCGACCTGGGCCCGGTCGAGGCGCTGCGGCTCGCGATGGAGAAGGGCGACCCGCACGAGCCGGGGACCTACGGCTTCATCCTCAACGAGGCGCACCCGCAGATCGCCGCGTTCGGTGGCATGTTCCTGCTGATGCTCTTCCTGAACTTCGTGTTCGAGGAGCGGGAGATCACCTGGCTGTCCTGGATCGAGCGACCGCTCGCACGGATCGGCAAGCTCGACATGCTCTCGGTCGTCGTCGCGGCGGTCGCGCTGGTGTTCGCCGCCGAGCTCGCGGCCGACGAGCCCGAGGTGGTCCTGGTCTCCGGGATCCTCGGCATGGTCACCTACATCACGGTCAACGGTCTCGGCTCGCTGTTCGAGTCGGCGGGCGGCGGCGGCGAGGACGAGGCCGACGAGGCCGCGCCCGCGCGGTCGGGCGGGCCCACGGCGGTCGCGAAGGCCACGGGCAAGGCCGCGTTCTTCCTGTTCCTCTACCTCGAGGTGCTCGACGCGTCGTTCTCGTTCGACGGCGTGGTGGGTGCGTTCGCCATCACCGCGGACCCGATCATCATCGCGCTCGGCCTGGGCTTCATCGGCGCGATGTTCGTCCGCTCGATCACCGTCTACCTGGTCCGCAAGGGCACGCTGTCCGAGTACGTGTACCTCGAGCACGGCGCGCACTGGGCGATCGGCGCCCTGGCCGCGATCCTGCTCGTCAGCATCGGCGTGCACATCGACGAGATCATCACCGGCCTGGTGGGCGTCGCGTTCATCGGCGCCGCGTTCCTCACCTCCGTGCTGCGCAACCGCCGCAACGCCGAGACCGAGGAGCTGGTCCACGCCGGCTGA
- a CDS encoding TerD family protein yields the protein MSISLAKGGNVSLSKEAPNLTAVTVGLGWDVRTTSGTDFDLDASALLLGAEGKVLSDQHFIFYNNLTSPDGTVEHTGDNRTGEGDGDDESVNVDLARLAPEVQRIVFPVSIHDAAARSQNFGQVRNAFIRVVNRADGQELARYDLTEDASSETAMVFGEVYRHGAEWKFRAVGQGYESGLLGIARDFGVNVG from the coding sequence ATGAGCATCTCCCTCGCCAAGGGCGGCAACGTCTCGCTCAGCAAGGAGGCCCCGAACCTCACGGCCGTCACGGTCGGCCTGGGCTGGGACGTCCGCACGACGAGCGGGACGGACTTCGACCTCGACGCCTCGGCGCTGCTGCTGGGTGCCGAGGGCAAGGTCCTGTCCGACCAGCACTTCATCTTCTACAACAACCTGACCTCGCCCGACGGCACCGTCGAGCACACGGGCGACAACCGCACGGGTGAGGGCGACGGCGACGACGAGTCGGTCAACGTCGACCTCGCGCGGCTCGCGCCCGAGGTGCAGCGGATCGTCTTCCCGGTCTCGATCCACGACGCCGCGGCGCGCTCGCAGAACTTCGGGCAGGTGCGCAACGCGTTCATCCGCGTGGTGAACCGTGCGGACGGCCAGGAGCTGGCCCGCTACGACCTCACGGAGGACGCGTCCTCGGAGACCGCCATGGTCTTCGGCGAGGTGTACCGCCACGGTGCGGAGTGGAAGTTCCGCGCGGTCGGCCAGGGGTACGAGTCGGGGCTCCTGGGCATCGCCCGGGACTTCGGCGTCAACGTCGGCTGA
- a CDS encoding TerD family protein, whose product MSVSLNKGQSVSLAKSDGAGLTRVRMGLGWDAAKVKGLFGRVKEKAIDLDASCLMYDAAGTLVDQVWFRQLRSKDGSVQHLGDNLTGAGDGDDESVVVDLGAVTPSVTQLVFTVNSYSGESFSQVENAFCRLVDSTNEQEVARFDLTGSGPHTAQIMAKVSRNGAGWTMTALGVKANGRTIKDLASAVAQVL is encoded by the coding sequence ATGTCAGTCAGCCTGAACAAGGGCCAGTCCGTCTCGCTCGCGAAGTCCGACGGCGCGGGCCTCACCCGCGTCCGGATGGGCCTGGGTTGGGACGCCGCCAAGGTCAAGGGCCTGTTCGGTCGCGTCAAGGAGAAGGCGATCGACCTCGACGCCTCGTGCCTGATGTACGACGCGGCCGGCACGCTGGTGGACCAGGTCTGGTTCCGTCAGCTCCGCAGCAAGGACGGCTCGGTCCAGCACCTCGGTGACAACCTCACGGGTGCGGGCGACGGTGACGACGAGTCGGTGGTCGTGGACCTCGGTGCGGTGACGCCGTCGGTCACGCAGCTGGTGTTCACCGTGAACAGCTACTCGGGCGAGTCGTTCAGCCAGGTGGAGAACGCGTTCTGCCGTCTGGTCGACTCGACCAACGAGCAGGAGGTCGCGCGGTTCGACCTGACCGGCTCGGGCCCGCACACCGCGCAGATCATGGCCAAGGTCTCCCGCAACGGTGCGGGATGGACCATGACCGCGCTGGGCGTCAAGGCCAACGGGCGCACCATCAAGGATCTCGCGTCGGCGGTCGCCCAGGTCCTGTGA
- a CDS encoding FKBP-type peptidyl-prolyl cis-trans isomerase produces MTAALPEVSGSFGEKPTLTFPDAAPSGELEVLVLSRGDGELVEAGDEIEVHYLGQSWQGGVFDNSYDRRSSISFPIGVGAVIAGWDEGLVGQQVGSRVLLSIPSHLGYGDRGVPQAGIKGGDTLVFVVDLVGTKR; encoded by the coding sequence ATGACTGCAGCCCTGCCCGAGGTGTCCGGCTCGTTCGGCGAGAAGCCGACGCTGACGTTCCCGGACGCCGCGCCGTCGGGTGAGCTCGAGGTCCTGGTGCTGAGCCGTGGCGACGGCGAGCTGGTCGAGGCGGGCGACGAGATCGAGGTGCACTACCTCGGTCAGTCGTGGCAGGGCGGGGTGTTCGACAACTCCTACGACCGCCGCTCGTCGATCAGCTTCCCGATCGGCGTGGGCGCCGTGATCGCGGGCTGGGACGAGGGCCTGGTCGGCCAGCAGGTCGGATCGCGCGTGCTGCTCTCGATCCCGTCGCACCTGGGCTACGGCGACCGCGGCGTCCCGCAGGCCGGCATCAAGGGCGGCGACACGCTCGTCTTCGTGGTCGACCTGGTGGGCACCAAGCGCTGA